One window from the genome of Haladaptatus paucihalophilus DX253 encodes:
- a CDS encoding DUF7519 family protein, with amino-acid sequence MSGTEMRDGTIDRSPARVSQLLSVIAASVAVGASALFGGVGALGGILGLLFVTVGVVRGSRRSVTIGSFVLLLGILAGSLVAAPPELLIPGAIATVLAWDFGEQAINVGEQLGREADTQTLEVMHAASSAVIGITAGVVGYGMYLAGSGGRPVTALVFLLIAVLALTSALRA; translated from the coding sequence ATGAGCGGAACGGAAATGCGGGACGGGACCATCGACCGCTCGCCAGCGCGAGTGAGTCAACTGCTCTCCGTCATCGCCGCGTCCGTCGCGGTCGGCGCGAGCGCGCTGTTCGGCGGCGTCGGCGCGCTCGGCGGCATCCTCGGCCTGCTGTTCGTCACCGTGGGCGTCGTCCGGGGAAGCCGTCGCTCCGTCACCATCGGCAGTTTCGTCCTCCTGCTCGGGATTCTGGCGGGAAGCCTCGTCGCCGCACCCCCCGAACTTCTGATTCCCGGCGCGATAGCGACCGTCCTCGCGTGGGACTTCGGCGAACAGGCCATCAACGTCGGCGAGCAGTTGGGCCGGGAGGCGGACACCCAAACCCTCGAAGTCATGCACGCCGCGTCGAGCGCGGTCATCGGCATCACGGCGGGCGTCGTCGGCTACGGCATGTATCTGGCCGGAAGCGGCGGCAGGCCCGTGACCGCGCTGGTGTTCCTGCTGATCGCGGTGCTGGCGCTCACGTCGGCGTTGCGGGCGTGA